The sequence TATGTGCAGTGAGAGAGTTCCTTAGCAGGAAAACTAACATCGATCCAGATTGATCTGTTctgttttattctttttttccttttctagatTTAGTGCAATTTGAATGCTACTATAGTGAGAACATGTTATATCCTGATTGATTATATTTATGGTGCTTTCTTTCAACTTCATGCCCTATTCTTTAGTTGTAAAGTTATTATTAAGTCAATTCTATAGTgtctattatttaaaaattatttattttattctttagtcgctcatttacttatttatttatactCATTTGTCTATTTTAGATGAATACGGAGCTAGTACACGCCTTCATTTATTAGTGAAGGATGTGCATAATTTGCCAGAAGGTTTGCGTATAGTTGTCACTTTTGATAAACATCATGCAGCAATAGGAGAAGCAGCTGGACTCCTTGCAGGAGTTTGTGGGCAATTGGCCACTGATTGTGTAGCATTTCCAATCAGTTTTGAAAAGTGGTCAGACATTCCAAAagcttttttgaaaatcaatggAATATTTTTTTCCTAGTAAGAAGATTACTCAAACTCTAAAGCTTATTTCTTTGCCATTATTTAGTTATATTTGCTGGTTAATATATATTCTTTGTTATAATTGTCAAGGCTCGATTTTGCTTCAAAGTGAGTGATAACTTGGCCAAACGATTTTTGCTCCAATCACTTGGCAAAAAATGGAGGGAACATAGGATAAAGCTTTGGAATGATTTTTATGATCCGAGGTTGAGTAAAATCGAGATCATAAATAATGCACCAGAAGATATTGCTCCTGATCAATGGGCTTTATTTGTAGAATATCGTTTGAAACCTGAAACTCAGGTAAGCCTTATATGAAGCAGATATTGCTGCTGCCTGctcttgtattttattttatatagagtTGGTAATGAACTAGTGATAGCTTCTCATGCAGTAGTGCTGCACTCTTTTGCCCTCTTGAaaccattattattgttatatGTTGAATGCATGTTTGGTTCTATTTAATTATGTCCAAATTTAACTTGCAGAAACTTTGTAAGAGGAATCAAGAAATTCGGCAAAAACAAATAATTCCTCATACTTCAGGTGCTAAATCAATTGCAAGAAGAAGGGCTGAATTGGTAATCAATTAATGCATGCATATCTAATCTATCTCAAATATAATGCATGCATCATCTCTTAATTTTCTGCATATCTAATCTATCTCAAATAATAATTTTATGAATGATATATACATGATTGAAGTTAGTAGGCTTCTATTTTTTGATCGAGTCTTTCTACTTTTCTTAAATTTTAGACGGAAGAGACGGGAAAAGAAGTTAGTAGGGTTCAAATGTGGGACATCACTCACAAGAAAACAGATGGAAGTTATGTTAATGAAAAAGCTAAAGAAATAGCGGTAAGACTAAAGCGTAATAAGTAACTtgtttgtatttctttttctttcttttttataagataatactatttttgattttttcttttttttatacatGTAGGAGAAGATTGAAGCACATAGCAGCCAACAACCGATGGAATTAACTCTTAATTCTCCTCTTGATGCTCTTGGAGTAGTTTTTGGGAAAGAGCACCCTGGTCGTGTTCGAGGTTTAGGTATGGGAGCTGTTCCAACAATTGCTTTCAAGAACAACACTACAAGGATTAGTCAAATGAATTTAGGTTCTTCAAATGATGTTGGAACATCATCTACTTGTGGTCCAAATGTGCAAGAAGAGTTGGATACCGTTAAAGCGCAATTGCAAGCGCTAGTCTCCTATATTGCTTCTAAGGAATGAGGTAAAATTCCAATACAATTAGCTGGAATGTTCCCTACTCAACAAGTTTCACAGGTACAAATACAATTATcctctttttttccttttgatGTGAAATAATTGTAAACAGTGGATTAATCTCTGCTTGATTAGTAGTGTTGCTGAGTTTGTTATAGCATTCAAGCTCTCGTGTATTTGTTGACAATCCATGTTGAAAGAAGTCATTACTGTAGTCTGATTGAGATAATAATAGACCAGTAGGGTTTGATTGTGATCTATATTCTTCACTTTTCAAGCCAAAAGGTTCTACAGTTTGAAGGATGTTTGACCCGTTAAGATAAGAATTATTGAAGCTGGGGTTTCCTAAGGGGAAATTAGGGTTATTCCCCATGTTAAGAAATGTGTTGCGTTCATGATTTGCAACATATTTTGCAACAGTTGTAGTTGGGCTAATTGAGAAGTAGCATCTCTTTGTAGAGCAATATTAGGGTTTCTCCCCCA is a genomic window of Arachis ipaensis cultivar K30076 chromosome B06, Araip1.1, whole genome shotgun sequence containing:
- the LOC107648348 gene encoding uncharacterized protein LOC107648348; amino-acid sequence: MWDITHKKTDGSYVNEKAKEIAEKIEAHSSQQPMELTLNSPLDALGVVFGKEHPGRVRGLGMGAVPTIAFKNNTTRISQMNLGSSNDVGTSSTCGPNVQEELDTVKAQLQALVSYIASKE